Proteins encoded within one genomic window of Mesorhizobium sp. AR10:
- a CDS encoding SAM-dependent methyltransferase: MNILLKRVLDRLVRTGNLRVTGPKGATVVFGDGSGEPVHMHIKTAHAERAITFDPMLAVPEAYMDGELDILEGGVLGVMRIAFQNMGSGGIDATWSKAIEGLRHAFRRLQQINTAARARRNVQRHYDLSGDLYRLFLDDDMQYSCAYFEQPDMTLDEAQAAKKRHIAAKLRLKAGQTVLDIGSGWGGLGIYLAKAFDVDVQGVTLSTEQHGVATDRAHALGLENRVHFDLKDYRELNERFDRIVSVGMFEHVGVNHYRTFFDKSATLLKPDGVMLLHTIGRSGVPWATSAFVRKYIFPGGYIPSLSEVMPAIEKSGLIVTDIEILRLHYADTLKHWGQRFAANREKAKAIYDERFCRMWEFYLAASEAAFRWQDLVIFQIQIAKKNDTLPMARDYMAKCEKALDMRDLGHRQEQPVAKPTRRRKVADPE, translated from the coding sequence ATGAATATTCTGCTCAAACGCGTTCTCGATCGCCTGGTGCGCACCGGCAATCTCAGGGTTACCGGCCCGAAGGGTGCGACAGTGGTTTTCGGCGACGGCAGCGGTGAGCCGGTGCACATGCACATCAAGACCGCGCATGCCGAGCGCGCCATCACCTTCGACCCGATGCTGGCCGTGCCGGAAGCCTATATGGACGGCGAACTCGATATTCTCGAGGGCGGCGTGCTGGGTGTCATGCGCATCGCCTTCCAGAACATGGGCAGTGGCGGCATCGACGCCACCTGGTCGAAGGCGATCGAGGGCCTGCGCCACGCCTTCCGGCGCCTGCAGCAGATCAACACCGCTGCGCGGGCGCGCCGCAACGTGCAGCGCCACTACGATCTGTCGGGAGACCTCTACCGGCTCTTCCTCGACGACGACATGCAGTATTCCTGCGCCTATTTCGAGCAGCCGGACATGACGCTCGACGAGGCTCAGGCGGCCAAGAAACGCCATATCGCCGCCAAGCTCAGGCTGAAGGCCGGCCAGACGGTGCTCGACATCGGCTCCGGTTGGGGCGGGCTCGGCATCTATCTCGCCAAGGCGTTCGACGTCGACGTGCAGGGCGTGACGCTATCCACCGAGCAGCATGGCGTCGCCACCGACCGCGCCCATGCGCTAGGCCTGGAAAACCGGGTGCACTTCGATCTGAAGGACTACCGCGAACTCAACGAGCGTTTCGACCGGATCGTTTCGGTCGGCATGTTCGAGCATGTCGGCGTCAATCACTACCGCACCTTCTTCGACAAGTCGGCGACGCTGCTGAAGCCCGACGGCGTCATGCTCTTGCACACGATCGGCCGCTCCGGCGTGCCGTGGGCGACCAGCGCTTTCGTCCGCAAATACATCTTCCCGGGCGGCTACATCCCCTCGCTTTCCGAGGTGATGCCGGCGATCGAGAAGTCGGGCCTCATCGTCACCGATATCGAGATCCTGCGGCTGCACTATGCCGATACGCTGAAGCACTGGGGCCAGCGCTTTGCCGCCAACCGCGAAAAGGCCAAGGCGATCTATGACGAGCGCTTCTGCCGCATGTGGGAATTCTATCTGGCCGCCTCGGAAGCCGCCTTCCGCTGGCAGGACCTGGTGATCTTCCAGATCCAGATCGCCAAGAAGAACGACACGCTGCCGATGGCGCGCGACTACATGGCCAAATGCGAGAAGGCGCTGGACATGCGCGACCTGGGGCATCGGCAGGAGCAGCCCGTCGCCAAGCCGACGCGTCGCCGCAAGGTTGCCGATCCGGAATAG
- a CDS encoding YnfA family protein, whose amino-acid sequence MSYLLYIAAALAEIAGCFSFWAWWRLEKSPLWLAPGLVSLAVFGFLLALVDTSAAGRAYAAYGGIYIAASLGWLWLVEGVRPDRWDLAGAALCIVGASVILLAPRGA is encoded by the coding sequence ATGAGCTATCTCCTCTACATCGCTGCTGCGCTTGCCGAAATCGCCGGCTGCTTTTCGTTCTGGGCGTGGTGGCGGCTGGAGAAATCGCCGCTGTGGCTGGCGCCCGGCCTCGTCTCGCTGGCCGTGTTCGGCTTCCTGCTGGCGCTGGTCGACACGTCAGCCGCCGGCCGTGCCTACGCCGCTTATGGCGGCATCTACATCGCAGCCTCGCTAGGCTGGCTGTGGCTGGTGGAAGGTGTGCGTCCCGACCGCTGGGACCTTGCCGGGGCCGCACTCTGCATCGTCGGCGCCTCGGTCATCCTGCTCGCACCACGCGGAGCCTGA
- a CDS encoding small ribosomal subunit Rsm22 family protein → MELPVPLRQGVERILEKVPLPVLKQAAKTLSDRYRAELRDGRLHMAEDMAVRAYLATRLPATYAAVRASLDALSEARPDYAPKTLLDVGAGPGTVLWATVDLWPDLEQAVLLEASASVRRVGEMLAADAMTANISWLAGDVTIDLADLKPADLVTCAYVLDEIAPASLPRLIDRLWQLTTDTLLIVEPGTPAGWQRILAVRRQLIAAGAHVLAPCPHDAPCPISPPDWCHFARRVARSRLHRLAKDADVPWEDEKFIFVAASRQPASSQEARVIAPPKSGSGKVLLKLCEPDGSAGEKLFTKRDGERFKVARRLDWGDAFGD, encoded by the coding sequence GTGGAACTGCCTGTTCCACTGCGACAAGGCGTCGAGCGCATCCTCGAAAAAGTGCCGCTGCCGGTGCTCAAGCAGGCAGCAAAAACGCTGTCGGACCGCTACCGCGCCGAATTGCGCGACGGCCGCCTGCACATGGCCGAAGACATGGCGGTGAGAGCCTATCTGGCGACGCGGCTGCCGGCGACCTATGCCGCCGTCCGCGCCAGCCTCGACGCGCTGAGCGAGGCCCGGCCGGACTATGCGCCAAAGACCTTGCTCGATGTCGGGGCCGGCCCTGGTACGGTGCTTTGGGCCACGGTCGATCTCTGGCCCGACCTCGAACAGGCGGTGCTGCTGGAAGCCAGTGCCTCCGTGCGCCGGGTCGGCGAGATGCTCGCCGCGGACGCGATGACCGCCAACATCAGCTGGCTGGCCGGCGACGTCACCATCGACCTTGCCGATCTGAAGCCCGCCGATCTGGTCACCTGCGCCTATGTGCTGGACGAGATCGCACCTGCATCGCTGCCGAGGCTCATCGACCGGCTCTGGCAGTTGACCACTGACACGCTGTTGATCGTCGAGCCGGGCACGCCGGCCGGATGGCAGCGCATCCTTGCCGTGCGCCGGCAACTGATCGCGGCCGGCGCCCATGTTCTTGCTCCGTGCCCGCATGACGCGCCCTGCCCTATCAGCCCGCCCGACTGGTGCCATTTCGCCCGTCGTGTCGCCCGCTCGCGCCTGCACCGGCTGGCCAAGGACGCCGACGTGCCGTGGGAGGACGAGAAGTTTATTTTTGTTGCCGCCTCCCGACAGCCAGCATCTTCCCAAGAAGCGCGGGTGATCGCGCCGCCGAAATCGGGTTCTGGCAAGGTCTTGCTGAAACTCTGCGAACCGGACGGCAGTGCCGGCGAAAAACTGTTCACCAAACGCGATGGCGAGAGGTTCAAGGTCGCACGGCGGCTGGACTGGGGCGATGCGTTTGGCGATTGA
- a CDS encoding replicative DNA helicase produces the protein MAEAARKFGVAETPLYREAPNNIEAEQALLGAILVNNDAFYRVSDFLKSGHFYEPLHRRIFEVSAELIRMGKVATPITLKTFLPADEKVGDMTVAQYVVQLAVQAVTVVNATDYGRAIYDLATRRALITVGEDMVNIAYDAPVDMSPSEQIEDAERRLFELAETGRYDGGFESFTDAVKTAVDMANAAYMRDGHLSGVATGLRDLDRRMGGLQSSDLIIIAGRPGMGKTSLATNMAFNIAEAYVPAQQADGSFKAANGGVVGFFSLEMSSEQLATRIISEQTEIPSSKIRRGEISEMDFEKLVACSQTMQKLPLFIDQTGGISIAQLAARARRLKRQRGLDVIVIDYIQLMQGSSAKASQNRVQEITEITTGLKALAKELAVPIIALSQLSRQVESRDDKRPQLSDLRESGSIEQDADVVMFVYREEYYLKNREPKPGTDEYIKWENEMNEMRGKAEVIVAKQRHGPTGSVSLAFQGEFTRFSDLAEEHHLPDRFE, from the coding sequence ATGGCAGAAGCAGCGCGAAAATTCGGCGTGGCGGAAACACCGCTCTATCGCGAGGCACCGAACAACATCGAGGCCGAGCAGGCGCTGCTCGGCGCCATCCTCGTCAACAACGATGCCTTCTACCGCGTCTCCGACTTTTTGAAGTCCGGCCATTTCTACGAGCCGCTGCACCGAAGGATCTTCGAGGTCTCGGCCGAACTCATCCGCATGGGCAAGGTGGCGACGCCGATCACGCTGAAGACCTTCCTGCCGGCCGACGAAAAGGTCGGCGACATGACGGTGGCGCAATATGTCGTGCAGTTGGCCGTTCAAGCCGTCACCGTCGTCAACGCCACCGATTATGGCCGCGCCATCTATGACCTGGCGACGCGGCGCGCGCTGATTACCGTCGGCGAGGACATGGTCAACATCGCCTATGACGCGCCGGTCGACATGTCGCCGTCCGAGCAGATCGAGGATGCCGAGCGGCGCCTGTTCGAATTGGCCGAGACCGGCCGCTACGATGGCGGCTTCGAGAGCTTCACCGATGCCGTGAAAACCGCCGTCGACATGGCCAATGCCGCCTATATGCGCGACGGGCACCTGTCGGGCGTTGCCACCGGCCTGCGCGATCTCGACCGCCGCATGGGCGGGTTGCAGTCGTCCGATTTGATCATCATCGCCGGCCGCCCCGGCATGGGCAAGACGTCGCTTGCCACCAACATGGCCTTCAACATTGCCGAGGCCTATGTGCCGGCGCAGCAGGCCGACGGGTCGTTCAAGGCGGCCAATGGCGGCGTTGTCGGCTTCTTCTCGCTGGAAATGTCGTCGGAACAGCTCGCCACCCGCATCATTTCCGAGCAGACCGAAATCCCGTCGTCGAAAATCCGCCGCGGCGAGATCAGCGAGATGGATTTCGAAAAGCTGGTCGCCTGTTCGCAGACCATGCAGAAACTGCCTTTGTTCATCGACCAGACCGGCGGCATCTCGATCGCTCAGCTGGCGGCACGCGCGCGGCGGCTGAAGCGCCAGCGCGGCCTCGACGTCATCGTCATCGACTATATCCAGCTCATGCAGGGCTCGAGCGCCAAGGCCTCGCAGAACCGCGTGCAGGAAATCACCGAGATCACCACCGGGCTGAAGGCGCTGGCCAAGGAACTGGCGGTGCCGATCATCGCGCTGTCGCAGCTGTCGCGTCAGGTCGAAAGCCGCGACGACAAGCGCCCGCAGCTTTCGGATCTGCGCGAATCGGGCTCGATCGAGCAGGACGCCGACGTGGTGATGTTCGTCTACCGCGAGGAATATTATCTGAAGAACCGCGAGCCGAAGCCCGGCACCGACGAATACATCAAGTGGGAAAACGAGATGAACGAGATGCGCGGCAAGGCCGAGGTCATCGTCGCCAAGCAGCGCCACGGCCCAACGGGCTCGGTCAGCCTCGCCTTCCAGGGCGAGTTCACCCGCTTCTCCGACCTGGCCGAGGAACATCATTTGCCGGATCGGTTTGAGTAG
- the radA gene encoding DNA repair protein RadA, protein MAKSRVQFICQNCGSVHQRWAGKCDACGEWNTLVEEGTSGGIGSGPANTRNARKGRAVVLTTLSGDIEDAPRIVSGIGELDRATGGGFVRGSALLVGGDPGIGKSTLLTQAAAALAAKGHRIVYVSGEEAVAQIRLRAQRLGVADTPVELAAETNVEDILATIADGKRPDLVILDSIQTLWTDMADSAPGTVTQVRASAQAMIRYAKSTGAAIVLVGHVTKEGQIAGPRVVEHMVDAVLYFEGEGGHHYRILRTVKNRFGPTDEIGVFEMSDKGLREVANPSELFLGERHAKSPGAAVFAGMEGTRPVLVEIQALVAASSLGTPRRAVVGWDGARLSMILAVLEAHCGVRFGTHDVYLNVAGGYRISEPAADLAVAAALVSSLTGLALPADCVYFGEISLSGAVRPVAHAQQRLKEAEKLGFGSAVLPLGSEDVVGGIGAGGIGARAFQPTELADLVARIAGSRRSRADEEE, encoded by the coding sequence ATGGCCAAATCGCGCGTCCAGTTCATCTGCCAGAATTGCGGATCGGTGCATCAGCGCTGGGCCGGCAAATGCGATGCTTGCGGCGAGTGGAACACGCTGGTCGAGGAAGGCACATCGGGCGGCATCGGCTCCGGCCCGGCCAACACCCGCAACGCACGCAAGGGCCGCGCGGTGGTACTGACCACGCTGTCCGGCGACATAGAGGATGCGCCGCGCATCGTCTCCGGCATCGGCGAGCTCGACCGCGCCACCGGCGGCGGTTTCGTCCGCGGCTCGGCTCTTCTGGTCGGCGGCGATCCCGGCATCGGCAAGTCGACGCTGCTCACCCAGGCGGCGGCGGCACTGGCGGCCAAAGGCCACCGCATCGTCTACGTCTCGGGCGAAGAGGCGGTCGCCCAGATCAGGCTGCGCGCGCAGCGGCTCGGCGTCGCCGACACGCCCGTGGAGCTTGCTGCCGAGACCAATGTCGAGGACATCCTCGCAACGATAGCCGACGGCAAGCGGCCGGACCTGGTGATCCTCGATTCGATCCAGACCTTGTGGACCGACATGGCCGATTCGGCGCCCGGCACCGTCACCCAGGTGCGCGCCTCCGCCCAGGCGATGATCCGCTATGCGAAATCCACAGGCGCGGCCATCGTGCTGGTCGGCCATGTCACCAAGGAAGGCCAGATCGCCGGCCCGCGCGTCGTCGAGCACATGGTCGACGCGGTGCTCTACTTCGAGGGCGAAGGCGGTCACCACTACCGCATCCTGCGCACGGTCAAGAACCGCTTCGGGCCGACCGACGAGATTGGTGTCTTCGAAATGTCGGACAAGGGCCTGCGCGAGGTTGCCAATCCGTCCGAGCTTTTCCTCGGCGAACGCCATGCGAAATCGCCGGGTGCGGCGGTTTTCGCCGGCATGGAAGGCACGCGGCCGGTGCTGGTCGAGATCCAGGCACTGGTGGCGGCGTCGTCGCTGGGCACGCCGCGCCGCGCCGTCGTCGGCTGGGACGGGGCGCGGCTGTCGATGATCCTCGCCGTTCTCGAAGCCCATTGCGGGGTGCGTTTCGGCACCCATGACGTCTATCTCAATGTCGCCGGCGGCTACCGCATTTCGGAACCCGCCGCCGACCTGGCGGTGGCGGCAGCACTGGTTTCCTCGCTCACCGGACTTGCCCTTCCCGCTGATTGCGTCTATTTCGGCGAAATCAGCCTTTCGGGGGCCGTGCGGCCAGTTGCGCATGCGCAACAGCGCCTCAAGGAAGCCGAAAAGCTGGGTTTCGGAAGCGCGGTTCTGCCCTTGGGCAGCGAGGACGTTGTTGGTGGTATCGGGGCCGGGGGGATCGGAGCCCGCGCTTTCCAACCCACCGAGCTGGCCGATCTCGTGGCGCGAATAGCGGGCTCACGGCGCAGCCGCGCCGACGAAGAAGAGTGA
- a CDS encoding CvpA family protein: MPITLLDGILVGFTLVSAMLAMVRGFSREVLSVVSWAAAAAAAFFFYKPVLPYIQPYIDNEKAAMAAAAGVVFIVALIVVSVITMKLADWIIDSRIGALDRTLGFLYGAARGILVVAVALLFFNWLAGAKAPAWVANAKSRPLLEEIGAKLESLLPEDPENAILKKLNPNQPAAPETPPAADAPAADAPATGDDADAPAPDDSETDAPPAESAPAPANPAPAAPAN; the protein is encoded by the coding sequence ATGCCGATTACACTGCTTGACGGAATTCTCGTCGGCTTCACCCTGGTCTCGGCGATGCTCGCAATGGTTCGCGGCTTTTCACGCGAGGTCCTGTCCGTCGTCTCCTGGGCGGCGGCGGCAGCAGCAGCCTTCTTCTTCTACAAGCCGGTGCTGCCTTACATCCAGCCCTATATCGACAATGAAAAAGCCGCCATGGCGGCAGCCGCCGGCGTCGTCTTCATCGTCGCGCTGATCGTCGTTTCGGTCATCACCATGAAGCTCGCCGACTGGATCATCGATTCCAGGATCGGCGCGCTCGACCGCACGCTCGGCTTCCTCTATGGCGCGGCGCGCGGCATCCTGGTCGTTGCTGTCGCGCTGCTGTTCTTCAACTGGCTGGCCGGCGCCAAGGCCCCCGCCTGGGTCGCCAACGCCAAGTCGCGGCCGCTGCTGGAGGAGATCGGCGCCAAGCTTGAAAGCCTGCTGCCCGAGGATCCGGAAAACGCCATCCTGAAGAAGCTCAACCCGAATCAGCCGGCCGCGCCCGAGACGCCGCCAGCAGCCGATGCACCGGCAGCGGATGCGCCGGCAACCGGCGACGATGCCGATGCGCCGGCGCCTGACGACAGCGAAACCGATGCGCCGCCGGCCGAGAGCGCTCCGGCCCCGGCCAATCCGGCACCGGCTGCGCCGGCAAACTGA
- the purF gene encoding amidophosphoribosyltransferase, which yields MADSKADADDVLSAEADDHFHDECGVFGIFGRQDAAAIVTLGLHALQHRGQEAAGIVSYDGSQFHVERHVGLIGDTFTKQRVIDSLQGNRAIGHTRYATTGGAGLRNIQPFFAELADGGFAVAHNGNLTNAMTVQRALQKQGAIFSSTSDTETLLHLVATSKERDLNSRFIDAVRQVEGAFSLVAMTSKKMIGCRDPLGIRPLVLGDLDGAWILASETCALDIIGARFVRDLKPGEMVVVTAKGIESLFPFEPQKTRFCIFEYVYFARPDSSVEGRNVYEVRKRIGAELAQESPVEADIVVPVPDSGTPAAIGFSQAAGIPFELGIIRNHYVGRTFIQPGDSIRHMGVKLKHNANRRMIEGKRVVLVDDSIVRGTTSQKIVQMVRDAGAKEVHMRIASPPTRASCFYGVDTPEKSKLLASRMSIEEMAEFIRVDSLGFLSIDGLYRAVGEAGRDNEQPQFCDACFTGQYPTRLLDFEGHDNVRTLSLLATSGA from the coding sequence ATGGCAGACTCGAAGGCAGACGCAGACGACGTGCTTTCCGCCGAAGCCGACGACCACTTTCATGACGAATGCGGCGTGTTCGGCATTTTCGGCCGGCAGGACGCCGCGGCCATCGTCACGCTCGGCCTGCATGCGCTGCAGCACCGCGGCCAGGAAGCGGCCGGCATCGTCTCCTATGACGGCAGCCAATTTCACGTCGAACGCCATGTCGGCCTGATCGGCGACACCTTCACCAAGCAGCGTGTCATCGACAGCCTGCAAGGCAACCGCGCCATCGGCCACACCCGCTATGCCACCACCGGCGGCGCCGGTCTGCGCAACATACAGCCCTTCTTCGCCGAGCTCGCCGATGGCGGCTTCGCCGTCGCCCATAACGGCAACCTGACCAACGCCATGACCGTGCAGCGCGCGTTGCAGAAGCAGGGCGCGATCTTCTCGTCGACCTCCGACACCGAAACACTTCTGCATCTGGTCGCCACCAGCAAGGAACGCGATTTGAATTCGCGCTTCATCGATGCGGTGCGCCAGGTCGAAGGCGCCTTCTCGCTGGTGGCGATGACGTCGAAGAAGATGATCGGCTGCCGTGATCCGCTGGGCATCCGCCCCTTGGTGCTGGGCGATCTCGACGGCGCCTGGATCCTGGCGTCCGAAACCTGCGCGCTCGACATCATTGGCGCACGGTTCGTGCGCGACCTGAAGCCCGGCGAGATGGTCGTCGTCACAGCCAAGGGCATCGAGAGCCTGTTCCCGTTCGAGCCGCAGAAAACCCGCTTCTGCATCTTCGAATATGTCTATTTCGCCCGGCCGGATTCCTCGGTCGAAGGCCGCAACGTCTACGAGGTGCGCAAGCGCATCGGCGCTGAGCTGGCGCAAGAAAGCCCGGTCGAGGCCGACATCGTCGTGCCGGTGCCGGATTCGGGCACGCCGGCAGCGATCGGCTTCTCACAGGCCGCGGGCATTCCCTTCGAACTCGGCATCATCCGCAACCACTATGTCGGCCGCACCTTCATCCAGCCGGGCGATTCGATCCGCCATATGGGCGTCAAGCTCAAGCACAACGCCAACCGCCGCATGATCGAGGGCAAGCGCGTCGTGCTGGTCGACGACAGCATCGTGCGCGGCACCACCAGCCAGAAGATCGTGCAGATGGTGCGCGATGCCGGCGCGAAGGAAGTGCACATGCGCATCGCCTCGCCGCCGACGCGCGCCTCCTGCTTCTATGGCGTCGACACGCCGGAGAAGTCCAAGCTTTTGGCATCGCGCATGTCGATCGAGGAAATGGCCGAGTTCATCCGTGTCGACTCGCTCGGGTTCCTGTCGATCGACGGGCTCTACCGCGCCGTCGGCGAGGCCGGCCGCGACAACGAGCAGCCGCAATTCTGCGACGCCTGCTTCACCGGCCAATACCCGACCCGCCTGCTTGACTTCGAAGGCCACGACAATGTGCGCACGCTGTCGCTGCTGGCGACAAGCGGGGCGTAG
- a CDS encoding SDR family NAD(P)-dependent oxidoreductase produces MTPALDLSGRIAVVTGASRGIGYFIARELAAAGAHVIAVARTVGGLEELDDQIKAERAKTGKGEATLVPLDLADMAGIDRLGGAIHERWGKLDILVANAGVLGVISPIGHVEAKTFEKVMTINVTSTWRLIRSVDPLLRLSDAGRAILLSSNAAHSARAFWAPYAASKAAVEAMMRSWAHEAENLPLRVNAADPGATRTAMRAQAVPGEDPETLPHPSEIAKRIVPLASPTLKETGLIFQAKHNRFVAYRQPE; encoded by the coding sequence ATGACCCCTGCCCTCGACCTTTCCGGCCGCATCGCGGTCGTCACCGGCGCCTCGCGCGGCATCGGCTACTTCATCGCCAGAGAGCTTGCCGCCGCCGGCGCTCATGTCATTGCCGTTGCCCGCACGGTCGGCGGGCTGGAAGAACTCGACGACCAGATCAAGGCCGAACGCGCCAAGACCGGCAAGGGCGAAGCGACGCTGGTTCCGCTTGACCTCGCCGACATGGCCGGCATCGACCGGCTGGGCGGCGCCATCCACGAGCGCTGGGGCAAGCTCGACATCCTTGTCGCCAATGCCGGCGTGCTCGGTGTCATCTCGCCAATCGGTCATGTCGAGGCGAAAACCTTCGAGAAGGTGATGACCATCAACGTCACCTCGACCTGGCGGCTGATCCGCTCGGTCGACCCGCTACTGAGGCTTTCCGATGCCGGCCGCGCCATTCTGCTTTCCTCCAACGCCGCGCATTCGGCGCGCGCGTTCTGGGCCCCCTATGCGGCGTCGAAGGCGGCGGTCGAGGCCATGATGCGCTCCTGGGCGCATGAGGCGGAGAACTTGCCGCTCCGGGTCAACGCCGCCGATCCCGGCGCCACCCGCACCGCCATGCGGGCGCAAGCGGTGCCCGGCGAGGATCCGGAAACGCTGCCGCACCCCTCGGAAATCGCCAAGCGCATTGTTCCGCTGGCCAGCCCGACGCTGAAGGAAACCGGGCTGATCTTCCAGGCCAAGCACAACCGCTTCGTTGCCTACCGGCAGCCGGAATAG
- a CDS encoding OsmC family protein: MDATALKAMQAPLKDAYRVDAARALITLRAKGSIDDQSIACKVETGRALAVAGLHPATGGSGLEQCSGDMLLEALVACAGVTLKAVATALEFKLGAVTVEAEGDLDFRGTLGVAKDAPVGFRAIRLNFSLDTDEPQERIDALIKLTERYCVVFQTINSKPELTVSAQR; encoded by the coding sequence ATGGACGCCACAGCACTGAAGGCCATGCAGGCGCCGCTGAAGGACGCCTATCGCGTCGATGCTGCGCGCGCTCTGATCACGCTTCGGGCCAAAGGTTCGATCGACGACCAGTCGATCGCCTGCAAGGTCGAGACGGGCAGGGCGCTGGCGGTGGCCGGGCTGCATCCGGCGACCGGTGGCTCCGGGCTCGAACAGTGCTCGGGCGACATGCTGCTGGAGGCGCTGGTGGCTTGCGCCGGCGTGACGCTGAAGGCGGTGGCGACAGCGCTGGAGTTCAAGTTGGGAGCTGTGACGGTCGAGGCCGAAGGCGATCTCGACTTTCGAGGCACGCTTGGCGTAGCCAAGGATGCGCCGGTCGGCTTCCGTGCCATCCGGCTGAATTTCAGCCTCGATACCGACGAGCCGCAAGAGCGCATCGATGCGCTGATCAAGCTGACCGAGCGCTATTGCGTGGTGTTCCAGACCATCAACAGCAAGCCGGAATTGACGGTGTCAGCGCAGCGCTGA
- a CDS encoding S10 family peptidase, with protein sequence MLLKLKLISLTLLMLATFAQPGLAETAERPAPAGGVLSLLPPPQTTSHSITVAGRKLDYQAKAGTLSLLSGKGEVTAEIFYVAYTLQPLGDAAKGPQRPITFVFNGGPGAASAYLHLGAVGPRVIATAANGEFLPSPQKLIDNPDSWLDMTDLVFIDPVGTGYSREAEGENTSSFWGVNQDASSMGAFIRLFIAQNGRTGSPLFLAGESYGGFRAALLARTLQEDVGISPNGIVLISPALEFMLVQPDEFEPLHWALELPSMAAVRLRAEGVSGDALREKLAEVEHYALGDYLTALVSGLEQGGRLASRRVAEITGLPLELVQRNFARIPTGLFAREFARASGKVLSPYDGTIATADIAPESARIAGPDPVLDRSVPVLTSAFVGYARDELNFHTDVSYRLLNGEISHNWDYGTSRQGYAGVMDDLQRARSLNPALGVVIVNGYTDLVTPYLASRYLVNQVPSLANARPIRLDVIEGGHMMYFRSDGRRALKEAASELYQATQ encoded by the coding sequence ATGCTGCTCAAGCTGAAACTGATCTCGCTTACCCTGCTGATGCTTGCCACTTTTGCGCAGCCTGGCCTCGCTGAAACGGCGGAGCGCCCGGCGCCTGCAGGCGGCGTGCTGTCGCTGCTGCCGCCGCCGCAGACCACCAGCCATTCGATCACCGTCGCCGGGCGCAAGCTGGACTATCAGGCAAAGGCCGGCACGCTGTCGCTGCTTTCCGGCAAGGGCGAGGTCACGGCGGAGATCTTCTATGTCGCCTACACGCTGCAGCCGCTGGGCGACGCCGCGAAGGGGCCGCAGCGCCCCATCACCTTCGTGTTCAACGGCGGTCCGGGCGCAGCGTCCGCCTACCTGCATCTCGGCGCGGTCGGCCCGCGCGTAATCGCCACCGCGGCCAACGGGGAGTTCCTGCCTTCGCCGCAAAAACTCATCGACAATCCGGACAGTTGGCTCGACATGACCGACCTCGTCTTCATCGATCCGGTCGGCACCGGTTACAGTCGCGAGGCAGAGGGCGAGAATACGAGCAGCTTCTGGGGCGTCAACCAGGATGCCAGTTCGATGGGCGCTTTCATCCGGCTCTTTATTGCACAGAACGGCCGCACCGGATCGCCGCTCTTCCTCGCCGGTGAGAGCTATGGCGGGTTTCGGGCGGCACTGCTGGCCAGGACGCTGCAAGAGGATGTCGGCATCAGTCCGAACGGCATCGTGCTGATCTCGCCAGCGCTGGAGTTCATGCTTGTCCAGCCGGACGAATTCGAGCCGCTGCATTGGGCGCTCGAACTCCCCTCCATGGCGGCGGTGCGTCTGCGCGCCGAAGGCGTCAGCGGCGATGCGCTGCGGGAGAAGCTCGCCGAGGTCGAACATTATGCGCTGGGCGACTACCTCACGGCGCTCGTCAGCGGGCTGGAGCAGGGCGGGCGGCTGGCGAGCCGGCGCGTGGCGGAGATTACCGGACTGCCGCTCGAACTCGTCCAGCGGAATTTCGCCCGCATCCCGACCGGCCTGTTCGCAAGGGAGTTTGCCCGCGCCAGCGGCAAGGTGCTCAGCCCCTATGACGGCACGATCGCGACGGCCGACATCGCGCCCGAGAGCGCTCGCATCGCCGGCCCGGATCCGGTGCTCGACCGCAGCGTGCCGGTGCTGACCTCGGCTTTCGTCGGTTATGCCCGCGACGAACTGAATTTCCACACCGATGTCAGCTATCGGCTGCTCAACGGGGAGATCAGCCACAATTGGGACTACGGCACCTCGCGGCAAGGCTATGCCGGCGTGATGGACGATTTGCAGCGAGCACGTTCGCTGAACCCTGCGCTCGGCGTCGTGATCGTCAACGGCTACACCGACCTCGTCACGCCCTATCTGGCCTCGCGCTACCTTGTGAACCAAGTCCCGTCGCTCGCCAATGCCAGACCCATCCGTCTCGATGTAATCGAGGGTGGCCACATGATGTATTTCAGATCCGACGGCCGTCGCGCTCTGAAGGAGGCCGCTTCGGAACTCTACCAGGCGACGCAGTGA